The region ATCGGCGAAGCGCGCCGCTGGCTGCAGGACGACGGCGTGCTCGTCGTCGAGATCGGCAACGAACGCGCGAACGTCGAGGCGGCGTTCGGCGGCCTCGAGCTCGTCTGGCTGCCGACGAGCGCGGGCGACGGCAGCGTGTTCCTGATCCACGCGAGCGAGCTGCCCGCCGTCGCCGGCTGACGCTTGCGCGGCTCCCGGGCGAGCCGGCATGGTCGTGGCCGCGATGTCCGCGACCGGCACGTCCGCGACCGGCATGTCCCGCTCATGCGGGGTGGCCGCTTGCGCGCACGCTTCGGTAAGATGCGCGTAAGCGGCGCCCGGTCGCGGCGCCGCGTGGCCTCCTTCTGGTATCCGACGCGCTCATGACCCTCGACTGGCTCCATCTCGGCACCCTCATCGGCCTCGCGCACGTGCTCGGCGTGATCGCGGCCTGCCATGCGATCCTGAACACGCGCACGTCGCAAGGCGCGATCGCGTGGGCGGTGTCGTTGACGGCGATGCCGTACCTGACGCTGATCCCGTATCTGTTCCTCGGCCGCAGCAAGTTCTCCGGCTATGTCGACGCGCGCCGCCACGAGACCGCGGCGCTGCGCACCCGCACGCATCCCGCGCCGTGGGACGCCGAAGGCTCGACGCTCGGCGCGCCGAAGGAAGCGCTCGGCGCCGCGCGCGTACGCGCGCTCACGCGCCTGGTCGGCATGCCGTTCGTCGCCGGCAACGCGGTGCGCACGCTCGTCAACGGCGACGCGACGTTCTCCGCGATCCTCGCCGCGATCGACGCCGCGCGCAGCTACGTGATCGTCCAGTTCTTCATCGTCCGCGACGACGCGCTCGGCGCGATGCTGCGCGACACGCTGATCGCGCGCGCGAAGGCGGGCGTGCGCTGCTATCTGCTGTACGACAGCATCGGCAGCTTCGATCTGCCGTCGAGCTACGTGCACGCGCTGCGCGAAGGCGGCGTCGAAGTGCATCCGTTCGCGACCAACAAGCAGTTCGTCAACCGCTTCCAGCTGAATTTCCGCAATCACCGGAAGATCGTCGTCGTCGACGGCGAGCGCGCGTTCGTCGGCGGGCACAACGTCGGCGTCGAATATCTCGGCGGCAACCCGCGCCTGTCGCCGTGGCGCGACACGCACATCGAAGTGCGCGGCCCGGCGGCCGCGAACATCCAGTACGTGTTCGCCGAGGACTGGCACTGGGCAACCCAGTCGCTCCCCCCGCAGGCACCGCCGCCCGCGCCGGTTCCCGACGCCGACATGCACTGCCTCGTCGTGCCGATGGGCCCCGCCGACAAGCAGGAGACGGGCTCGCTCTTCTTCGCGGAGGCGATCAACGCCGCGCGCGAGCGCGTGTGGATCACGACGCCCTACCTCGTGCCCGACGAAGCGGTGATTTCCGCGCTGAAGCTCGCGGTGATGCGCGGCGTGGACGTGCGGGTGATGATTCCGAGCCGGCGCGATCACTATGTCGTTTTCGAAGCGTCGAAGCTCTATGCGCGCGATCTCGTCGACGCGGGCGTGCGAATCTTCCGCTACCGCCCCGGCTTCCTGCACCAGAAGGTCGTGCTGATCGACCGGGCGGCCGCCGCCGTCGGCAGCGCGAACCTCGACAACCGTTCGTTCCGGCTGAATTTCGAGATCATGGTGCTGACCGTCGACGCGGGCTTCGCCGCCGAAGTCGAAGCGATGCTCGCGCGCGACTTCGATCAAGCGTTCGAGGTCGACCTGAGCGAGTACCGGCGCTCGCCTGCGTGGCGGCGCGTGGCGATGCACGTCGCACGGCTGTTCGCGCCGATCCTCTGACGACGCGCGGCGCGCGAGCGGGCGCCGGGCGGCCCGCCCGAACGGCCCCGGCGGCCCGCACAGCCCGCACAGCCCGCATGCCCGATCCGGGCCGCGCGGCGCGCCGCCGGGCTCAAAGCAGCTTTTCGACGTCCGCGGCGATATCCTCGGGCTTCGTCGACGGCGCATAGCGCTTCACGATCTCGCCTTCCCGGTTCACGAGGAACTTCGTGAAATTCCACTTGATCGCCTTCAGGCCGAGAATGCCGGGCGCCTCCTCGGTCAGATACCGGTATAGCGGGTGCGCGTTCGCGCCGTTCACATCGATCTTCCCGAACATCGGGAACGTGACGCCGTAATTCTTCTCGCAGAACGCGCCGATCTGCGACGCATCGCCCGGCTCCTGCTTGCCGAACTGATTGCACGGAAAGCCGAGCACGACAAGCCCGCGTTCGCGAAAGCGATCGTACAGTTGCTGCAGCCCCGCGTACTGCGGCGTGAATCCGCACTCGCTCGCCGTGTTGACGATGAGGAGCACCTTGCCCCGGTATTGCTCGAGCGGCACCTCGCCCCCCGAAAGCGCCTGCGCGTTGAATGAATACAGTTTCGACATCGGCTCGTTCCTCCCTGTTTTGATATGGTTGCGCCGTCCGCGGAAGTCTAGGCGAATTCGGCGCGGCGCGCACATTCCGCCATCCGGACGATCCCCCGAATGCGGCGCGCGGCTAGAATAACGGTTTTCCCCAGCATTTCTCGCCGTGATCCGTTTCAATCAGTTCAGCCTCGCCCGCGGCACGAAGCCGCTCTTCGACGCGACCTCGTTCACGCTGAATCCCGGCGAGAAGGCGGGCCTCGTCGGCGCGAACGGCGCCGGCAAATCGACGCTCTTCGCGGTGCTGCGCGGCGAGCTGCACGCGGACGCGGGCGACTTCTCGATGCCGCCGGCGTGGCGCATCGCGCACGTGTCGCAGGAAACGCCCGCCGTCGAGCGCAGCGCGCTCGACTACACATTGGACGGCGACGCCGCGTTGCGCGCGATCGAGGCGCGCATCGCGCAGGCGTCCGCCGCGCACGACGGCGCAGCCGAGGCCGACGCGCACGCGGCGTTCGCGGACGCCGACGGCTACACCGCGCCCGCGCGCGCCGAGGCGCTGCTGCTCGGGCTCGGCTTCACGCTCGCGCAGACGCGCGAGCCCGTCGCGAGCTTCTCGGGCGGCTGGCGCATGCGCCTGAATCTCGCGCAGGCGCTGATGTGCCGCTCGGATCTGCTGCTGCTCGACGAGCCGACGAACCACCTGGATCTCGACGCGATCGTCTGGCTCGAAGACTGGCTGCATCGCTATCCGGGCACGCTCGTCATCATCTCGCACGATCGCGAATTCCTCGACGCCGTCTGCGACGTGACGCTGCATCTCGAGAATCGCCAGGTGAAGCGTTACGGCGGCAACTACTCGCAGTTCGAAGTGCTGCGCGCGCAGCAGCTCGAATTGCAGCAAAGCGCATACGAAAAGCAGCAGAAGACGATTGCGCATCTGCAGAGCTTCGTCGACCGCTTCAAGGCGAAGGCGTCGAAGGCGAAGCAGGCGCAAAGCCGGGTGAAGGCGCTCGAGAAGATGGAGCGGATCGCGCCCGCGCACATCGCTTCGCCATCCACGTTCGAATTCCGCACGCCCGATTCCGCGCCGAACCCGATGCTCGTGATGGAAAACGTGCGCTGCGGCTACCGCGCGGACGACGGCGGCGAAATCCCGATCGTCGAGCGCGTCGCGCTGTCGATCCAGAACGGCCAGCGCATCGGCCTGCTCGGCGCGAACGGCCAGGGCAAGTCGACGCTCATCAAGACGCTCGCGGGCACGCTCGCGCCGCTGTCGGGCGAGCTGCGCACCGGCCGCGGGCTCACGATCGGCTATTTCGCCCAGCACCAGCTCGAGACGCTGCGCGAGGACGATTCGGCGCTCGCGCATCTCGCGCGCCTCGCCCCGGACACGCGCGAGCAGGAACTGCGCGACTTTCTCGGCGGCTTCAACTTCTCCGGCGAGATGGCGACCGCGCCGATCGCGCCGTTCTCCGGCGGCGAGAAAGCGCGGCTCGCGCTCGCGCTGATCATCTGGCGGAAGCCGAACCTGCTGCTGCTCGACGAGCCGACGAACCACCTCGATCTGGAAACGCGCCACGCGCTCACGATGGCACTCGCGCAATTCGAGGGCACGCTGATCCTCGTGTCGCACGACCGTCACCTGCTGCGCGCGACGACCGACCAGTTCATGCTGGTCGCGAAGCACCGGCTGCAGCCGTTCGACGGCGATCTCGACGACTACCGCGACTGGCTGCTGCAGCACGCGGCCGAACAGCGCGCGGCGGCGAAGGCAGCCTGCGGCCCGGCGGGCGACGCCGACGGCGGCGCGCCCGCCGTGAATCGCAAGGACCAGAAACGGCAGGAAGCCGAAGCGCGCCAGCGTCTGTCGCAGCTGAAGAAACCGCTGCAGGCGCGGATCACGAAGATCGAGAAGGAAATGGAGCGGCTGCACGCGCAGAAGGCGGAGCTCGACGCGTTCGTCGCCGATCCGGCGAGCTATGCGGCGGACCAGAAGACGCGGCTCACCGAGGCGATCCGCAAGCTCGGCGACGTCAACGGCCAGCTCGAAACGCTCGAGGCGGACTGGCTCGGCGCGCAGGACGAGCTGGAAAAAATCGGGTGACGAGCGCCGCACGGCAGCGGCATCGCAGCGCTGTCACGCGGCGTTCAGCGCCCGGGCGCCCGGGGCCGGGTTCTCGAGGCTTGAAACTCAGCGCCGCGGCAGCGTATCGCGGGGCATCTGTTCGTCATCGCTCATCAGATAGCGCCGCCCTTCGACCGGCCGGCGGATCATCGCGTAGACCTCCGCCTCGGTCACGTTGACGGCGGCGACGCGACGGGCGATCCGCCCGTCTCCGCCGATCCATTCGACGATCCGGCAACCGCCGCCCCACGGCGCGCCGATCGGCTCGGACACGCGGCATCCCCGTACGTTGTACGTGCGCGGCTGCGCACTGGCTTGATGAGATCGTTTCAACACGCTTCCCTTTTCCGCATCATGCGGCAGACAACCCGGGCAAGCATAGAAAAAAACGGGCTGCAAAAGGGTTACATCAGCGTACCAAAACGTTACATGGTTTTACGCTCCCGATCCGCGCCTGACAGGCGGCAAGCCCGGGCGCAACCGCCGCGCGCCGCGCTCATTCGAGCACGCGAATCTGGTCGATCGCCTGTTCGATACGCTCGACCGCATGCACGCGAAGCCCGTCGATCGGCTGTTTCGGCGCATTTGCCTTAGGAATCAGCGCGGTCGTGAAGCCGAGCTTCGCGGCCTCGCGCAGGCGTTCCTGCCCGCGCGGCGACGGCCGGATCTCGCCCGCGAGCCCGACTTCGCCGAATACGATCAGACCCTTTGGCAACGGTTTGTTACGCATCGACGAGTGAATCGCGAGCAGCACCGCCAGATCGGCGGCCGGCTCGGTGATCTTCACGCCGCCGACCGCGTTCAGGAACACGTCCTGGTCGAAACACGCGATGCCCGCGTGCCGGTGCAGCACCGCGAGCAGCATCGCGAGCCGGTTCTGCTCGAGGCCGACCGCGAGCCGGCGCGGGTTCGGCACGTTCGCGGTGTCGACGAGCGCCTGCACCTCGACGAGCAGCGGCCGCGTGCCCTCCTGCGTGACGAGCACGCACGAGCCCGGCACGACCTCCGTGTGCTGCGACAGGAACAGCGCGGACGGATTCGCGACGCCGCGCAGGCCGCGCTCGGTCATCGCGAACACGCCGAGCTCGTTGACCGCGCCGAAGCGGTTCTTGAACGCGCGCACGAGCCGGAACGACGAATGCGTGTCGCCTTCGAAGTACAGCACGGTGTCGACGATGTGCTCGAGCACGCGCGGCCCGGCGAGGTTGCCCTCTTTCGTCACGTGGCCGACCATGATGATCGCGGTGCCCGATTGCTTCGCGATGCGCGTC is a window of Burkholderia mallei ATCC 23344 DNA encoding:
- a CDS encoding ATP-binding cassette domain-containing protein, whose protein sequence is MIRFNQFSLARGTKPLFDATSFTLNPGEKAGLVGANGAGKSTLFAVLRGELHADAGDFSMPPAWRIAHVSQETPAVERSALDYTLDGDAALRAIEARIAQASAAHDGAAEADAHAAFADADGYTAPARAEALLLGLGFTLAQTREPVASFSGGWRMRLNLAQALMCRSDLLLLDEPTNHLDLDAIVWLEDWLHRYPGTLVIISHDREFLDAVCDVTLHLENRQVKRYGGNYSQFEVLRAQQLELQQSAYEKQQKTIAHLQSFVDRFKAKASKAKQAQSRVKALEKMERIAPAHIASPSTFEFRTPDSAPNPMLVMENVRCGYRADDGGEIPIVERVALSIQNGQRIGLLGANGQGKSTLIKTLAGTLAPLSGELRTGRGLTIGYFAQHQLETLREDDSALAHLARLAPDTREQELRDFLGGFNFSGEMATAPIAPFSGGEKARLALALIIWRKPNLLLLDEPTNHLDLETRHALTMALAQFEGTLILVSHDRHLLRATTDQFMLVAKHRLQPFDGDLDDYRDWLLQHAAEQRAAAKAACGPAGDADGGAPAVNRKDQKRQEAEARQRLSQLKKPLQARITKIEKEMERLHAQKAELDAFVADPASYAADQKTRLTEAIRKLGDVNGQLETLEADWLGAQDELEKIG
- a CDS encoding glutathione peroxidase yields the protein MSKLYSFNAQALSGGEVPLEQYRGKVLLIVNTASECGFTPQYAGLQQLYDRFRERGLVVLGFPCNQFGKQEPGDASQIGAFCEKNYGVTFPMFGKIDVNGANAHPLYRYLTEEAPGILGLKAIKWNFTKFLVNREGEIVKRYAPSTKPEDIAADVEKLL
- the cls gene encoding cardiolipin synthase; translated protein: MTLDWLHLGTLIGLAHVLGVIAACHAILNTRTSQGAIAWAVSLTAMPYLTLIPYLFLGRSKFSGYVDARRHETAALRTRTHPAPWDAEGSTLGAPKEALGAARVRALTRLVGMPFVAGNAVRTLVNGDATFSAILAAIDAARSYVIVQFFIVRDDALGAMLRDTLIARAKAGVRCYLLYDSIGSFDLPSSYVHALREGGVEVHPFATNKQFVNRFQLNFRNHRKIVVVDGERAFVGGHNVGVEYLGGNPRLSPWRDTHIEVRGPAAANIQYVFAEDWHWATQSLPPQAPPPAPVPDADMHCLVVPMGPADKQETGSLFFAEAINAARERVWITTPYLVPDEAVISALKLAVMRGVDVRVMIPSRRDHYVVFEASKLYARDLVDAGVRIFRYRPGFLHQKVVLIDRAAAAVGSANLDNRSFRLNFEIMVLTVDAGFAAEVEAMLARDFDQAFEVDLSEYRRSPAWRRVAMHVARLFAPIL
- a CDS encoding DUF2866 domain-containing protein, whose product is MKRSHQASAQPRTYNVRGCRVSEPIGAPWGGGCRIVEWIGGDGRIARRVAAVNVTEAEVYAMIRRPVEGRRYLMSDDEQMPRDTLPRR
- the radA gene encoding DNA repair protein RadA, giving the protein MAKQKTVFVCTECGGQTPKWQGQCPSCHAWNTLVESVESAPSAHRFQSLAKRAPVQRLADIEAADVPRFSTGIGEFDRVLGGGLVAGGVVLIGGDPGIGKSTLLLQSLAQIASERPALYISGEESGAQIALRAQRLALLEGGASAADLKLLAEIQLEKIQATIDAERPDVAVIDSIQTIYSEALTSAPGSVAQVRECAAQLTRIAKQSGTAIIMVGHVTKEGNLAGPRVLEHIVDTVLYFEGDTHSSFRLVRAFKNRFGAVNELGVFAMTERGLRGVANPSALFLSQHTEVVPGSCVLVTQEGTRPLLVEVQALVDTANVPNPRRLAVGLEQNRLAMLLAVLHRHAGIACFDQDVFLNAVGGVKITEPAADLAVLLAIHSSMRNKPLPKGLIVFGEVGLAGEIRPSPRGQERLREAAKLGFTTALIPKANAPKQPIDGLRVHAVERIEQAIDQIRVLE